A genomic segment from Deinococcus sp. YIM 77859 encodes:
- a CDS encoding glutaredoxin family protein: MIKMYTTSWCPDCHAAKRALTSRGIPFEEINIEQDEGAAEYVMSVNGGKRSVPTLVSGGVARSLSGFRPQKLDAFLAEAGL; this comes from the coding sequence ATGATCAAGATGTACACGACGAGTTGGTGCCCGGATTGTCACGCGGCCAAGCGTGCCCTGACGAGCAGGGGTATTCCCTTCGAAGAGATCAATATCGAGCAGGACGAGGGGGCCGCCGAGTACGTGATGAGCGTGAACGGTGGGAAGCGCAGTGTACCGACCCTGGTGAGCGGCGGCGTGGCCCGCAGCCTGAGCGGCTTCCGCCCCCAGAAGCTCGATGCCTTTTTGGCCGAAGCGGGGCTCTAG
- a CDS encoding helical backbone metal receptor — translation MRLASLTASNSDILAALGVAGWVVAVDRHSDAPGLERARRVGPDLKIDVAALRETQPDLVLASLSVPGMERVVAEVQAAGLPTLVLDPVSVQDTLRDIREIGAAIGLPERAQAVAGALESELRGLARPLSRPPRVLVEWWPKPIIAATRDSWVTDLLETLGAVNALADRPGRSTPLALEEVRRARPDLIVCSWCGAKRLRPEVIEARGLGVPVVGVPESGLGRPGPRLIEGARRVAAALAALSREEPPSPESPGAPAGTRRGRPRDPEPDRPENAR, via the coding sequence ATGCGCCTCGCCTCGCTGACCGCCAGCAATTCGGATATTCTCGCCGCTCTTGGGGTGGCGGGCTGGGTGGTGGCCGTAGACCGCCACAGCGACGCGCCGGGGCTGGAGCGAGCGCGGCGGGTCGGTCCGGATCTGAAGATCGACGTGGCGGCGCTGCGGGAGACTCAGCCTGACCTGGTGCTGGCGAGCCTCAGCGTGCCGGGGATGGAACGTGTGGTCGCAGAGGTGCAGGCAGCGGGGCTGCCCACGCTGGTGCTTGACCCGGTCAGCGTGCAGGACACCCTGCGTGATATCCGCGAGATCGGTGCGGCCATCGGCCTGCCGGAGCGGGCGCAAGCCGTGGCGGGAGCGCTCGAGAGCGAGCTGCGCGGCTTGGCCCGCCCCCTTTCCCGACCTCCCCGAGTTCTGGTCGAGTGGTGGCCCAAGCCCATCATTGCGGCCACCCGTGACTCGTGGGTGACCGATCTGCTGGAGACGCTGGGGGCGGTGAATGCCCTGGCGGACCGGCCAGGCCGCAGCACGCCCCTTGCCCTGGAGGAGGTGCGCCGGGCCCGCCCGGACCTGATCGTGTGCTCGTGGTGCGGCGCGAAGCGCTTGCGCCCGGAGGTGATCGAGGCGCGCGGCCTCGGCGTCCCCGTCGTGGGGGTGCCCGAGAGCGGTTTGGGGCGGCCCGGTCCCCGGCTGATCGAGGGGGCGCGGCGGGTGGCGGCGGCGCTGGCGGCCCTCAGCCGGGAGGAGCCTCCCAGCCCAGAATCGCCCGGAGCCCCCGCAGGCACTCGGCGCGGTAGGCCGCGAGATCCGGAGCCGGATCGGCCAGAAAACGCACGCTGA
- the thrS gene encoding threonine--tRNA ligase has translation MHVILPDGKQLELPGGATALDAARAIGPRLAQDALAATANGELVDLLTPLPDGANISLITKKNPADAAPVFRHSLGHVMSQAVGEFYRAKGYGPQDIKRGVGPAIENGWYQDFDLPEPLREEDLPEIERIMRDILSRGLDFSRREVSKEEALAQFAYDPYKQELIRELPEDEPITLYQQGDYVDLCRGPHFPNTGKLPAAFKLMSTSGAYWRGNEKNPILQRVYGVAFATQKELDEYLARLEEAKRRDHRKLGRELELFLIDPLVGKGLPMWLPNGTIVRDELTRFLREQQFQRGYQGVVTPNIGNLDLFRTSGHYPYYADSQFEPVTVDDEQYMLKPMNCPFHVRIYASKPRSYRDLPVRLAEFGTVYRYEMSGELNGLTRVRGFTQDDAHIFARPDQLKKEFLDVLDLTVLVLKTFGMNDVRFRVGVRDPESGKYVGDPAQWEVAERQIIEAVEEVGLPYAVEPGDAAFYGPKLDFVVKDVLGREWQLGTIQVDYNLPERFDIAYTGEDGLPHRPVMIHRAPFGSLERFVGILIEHYGGDFPFWLAPRQVVIIPIADRHNAYAETLANEFKAAGLRAEVDDSANRMNAKIRSAELAKIPVMLIVGDQEEARREVSVRERTPQGHQERKGVPLTELLRELQERYRTRA, from the coding sequence ATGCACGTCATCCTTCCCGACGGTAAACAGCTCGAACTGCCAGGGGGCGCGACGGCCCTGGACGCCGCCCGCGCCATCGGCCCTCGCCTCGCCCAGGACGCCCTGGCCGCCACCGCCAACGGCGAGCTGGTGGACCTGCTGACGCCCCTGCCCGACGGCGCGAACATCAGCCTCATCACAAAAAAGAATCCCGCCGACGCTGCTCCCGTGTTCCGCCACTCGCTGGGCCACGTGATGAGCCAGGCGGTCGGTGAGTTCTACCGAGCCAAGGGGTACGGCCCGCAGGACATCAAGCGCGGAGTCGGCCCGGCCATCGAGAACGGCTGGTATCAGGATTTTGACCTGCCCGAGCCCCTGCGTGAGGAAGACCTGCCGGAGATCGAGCGGATCATGCGTGACATCCTCTCGCGTGGGCTGGACTTCTCCCGCCGTGAGGTGAGCAAGGAAGAGGCGTTGGCGCAGTTCGCCTACGATCCCTACAAGCAGGAACTCATCCGCGAATTGCCCGAGGACGAGCCCATTACGCTCTACCAACAGGGTGACTACGTGGACCTTTGCCGGGGACCCCACTTCCCGAACACGGGGAAGCTGCCCGCGGCGTTTAAGCTGATGAGCACGTCGGGCGCGTACTGGCGTGGCAACGAGAAGAACCCGATTCTTCAGCGCGTCTACGGCGTGGCCTTTGCCACCCAAAAGGAACTCGACGAGTACCTGGCGCGGCTTGAGGAGGCCAAGCGCCGCGACCACCGCAAGCTGGGGCGCGAGCTGGAACTCTTTCTGATTGATCCGCTGGTCGGGAAGGGCCTGCCCATGTGGCTGCCCAACGGCACCATCGTGCGCGACGAACTCACCCGCTTTCTGCGCGAGCAGCAGTTTCAGCGCGGCTATCAGGGTGTGGTGACGCCCAACATCGGAAACCTCGACCTCTTCCGCACCAGCGGTCACTATCCGTACTACGCGGACAGCCAGTTCGAGCCGGTCACGGTGGACGACGAGCAGTACATGCTCAAGCCGATGAATTGCCCCTTTCACGTGCGCATCTACGCGAGTAAGCCCAGAAGCTACCGCGACCTGCCGGTGAGGCTTGCCGAGTTCGGCACGGTGTACCGCTACGAGATGAGCGGCGAGCTCAACGGCCTCACGCGGGTGCGCGGCTTTACGCAGGATGACGCGCACATCTTCGCGCGGCCCGATCAGCTCAAAAAGGAATTCCTGGACGTGCTGGATCTCACGGTGCTTGTCCTGAAGACCTTCGGCATGAACGACGTGCGCTTCCGCGTAGGGGTGCGTGATCCCGAGTCCGGCAAGTACGTGGGCGATCCGGCCCAGTGGGAGGTGGCCGAGCGCCAGATTATCGAGGCGGTGGAGGAAGTTGGCCTGCCGTATGCGGTGGAACCGGGCGACGCCGCCTTTTATGGCCCCAAACTCGACTTCGTCGTCAAGGACGTGCTGGGCCGTGAGTGGCAGCTGGGCACCATCCAGGTTGACTACAACCTGCCCGAGCGCTTTGACATCGCCTACACCGGCGAGGACGGTTTACCGCACCGTCCGGTGATGATTCACCGCGCGCCCTTTGGCAGCCTAGAGCGCTTTGTGGGCATCCTGATCGAGCACTACGGCGGAGACTTCCCCTTCTGGCTCGCGCCCCGGCAGGTCGTGATCATCCCCATCGCCGATCGCCATAACGCCTATGCCGAGACGCTCGCGAACGAGTTCAAGGCGGCGGGGTTGCGCGCAGAGGTGGATGACTCGGCCAACCGCATGAACGCCAAGATCCGCAGTGCGGAGCTTGCCAAAATCCCGGTGATGCTGATCGTGGGAGACCAGGAGGAGGCGCGGCGGGAAGTCAGCGTGCGCGAACGCACCCCGCAAGGCCACCAAGAACGCAAGGGCGTCCCGTTGACCGAGCTGCTGCGTGAGCTTCAGGAACGCTACCGCACGCGCGCCTGA
- a CDS encoding NUDIX domain-containing protein has translation MGTLSLPPQATQVGLAVDVAAFAIHAAELRVLLVQRGELPHAHAWALPGGFVHPGEALHEAALRELRTETTVALEPRHLEQFYTFGEVNRDPRGRIVSVAHLAVLAHGTVEVAAGGHTLGAAWFPAHRPPPLAFDHAAILDRAIKRLQVRLEYANLALEFLPDTFTLPELQGVYEAILNRPLDKRNFRKRLLAQGILVPSGERRSGVGRPAQLYRRAKGTRTVAL, from the coding sequence ATGGGAACACTCTCCCTGCCGCCACAGGCCACCCAGGTCGGCCTGGCTGTGGACGTCGCGGCCTTTGCGATTCACGCGGCGGAGCTGCGGGTGCTGCTGGTGCAGCGGGGCGAGCTGCCACACGCCCACGCCTGGGCGCTGCCGGGCGGCTTCGTACACCCCGGCGAGGCGCTCCACGAAGCTGCCCTGCGCGAACTGCGCACCGAGACCACGGTCGCGCTCGAGCCCCGGCACCTCGAGCAGTTCTATACCTTTGGAGAGGTCAACCGCGATCCGCGGGGGCGCATCGTCTCGGTCGCGCACCTGGCCGTTCTCGCGCACGGCACGGTAGAGGTCGCGGCGGGCGGGCATACCCTCGGAGCAGCCTGGTTCCCGGCGCACCGCCCACCACCCCTGGCCTTTGATCACGCGGCCATTCTCGACCGAGCGATCAAGCGCCTGCAGGTGCGTCTGGAATACGCCAATCTCGCGCTGGAATTCCTGCCCGACACCTTCACGCTGCCCGAGCTCCAGGGGGTGTACGAGGCGATTTTGAACCGGCCGCTCGACAAGCGCAACTTCCGCAAGCGGCTGTTGGCGCAGGGCATCCTGGTGCCCAGCGGCGAGCGGCGCAGCGGCGTGGGTCGTCCCGCCCAACTGTACCGGCGGGCTAAGGGCACACGAACGGTGGCCCTGTAG
- a CDS encoding TetR family transcriptional regulator C-terminal domain-containing protein, with translation MARRVNPIQDRARRAALEKAAYLALYERGYAGVTLADIARHAGVSKGTLAYHFGSRAGLLAAVMRRFTRTITVATRRALRQAATPEAKLTAYVENQFYGVENTRRFYTVSLDFLAAATRDPELMAVQRDFQRETLTLDLELARLAGDAGAGERARLLRALVEGLSVRFLADPAPDLAAYRAECLRGLRAILGWEAPPG, from the coding sequence ATGGCGCGGCGAGTCAATCCCATTCAAGACCGGGCACGGCGCGCGGCGCTGGAAAAGGCAGCGTACCTCGCCCTCTACGAACGGGGGTATGCGGGGGTCACGCTGGCCGACATCGCGCGGCACGCTGGCGTCAGCAAGGGAACGCTCGCCTACCACTTCGGCAGTCGGGCGGGGCTCCTGGCCGCGGTCATGCGGCGCTTCACCCGAACGATCACGGTTGCGACCCGGCGGGCGCTGCGCCAGGCAGCCACACCAGAAGCCAAGCTGACCGCCTACGTCGAGAACCAGTTCTACGGAGTAGAAAACACCCGTCGCTTCTACACGGTGTCGCTGGACTTCCTGGCCGCCGCGACCCGTGACCCCGAACTGATGGCCGTGCAGCGCGACTTTCAGCGCGAGACGCTGACCCTCGACCTCGAGCTTGCGCGCCTTGCGGGGGACGCGGGCGCGGGAGAGCGAGCACGGCTGCTGCGGGCACTTGTCGAGGGCCTCAGCGTGCGTTTTCTGGCCGATCCGGCTCCGGATCTCGCGGCCTACCGCGCCGAGTGCCTGCGGGGGCTCCGGGCGATTCTGGGCTGGGAGGCTCCTCCCGGCTGA
- a CDS encoding YbaB/EbfC family nucleoid-associated protein has product MDMKKLMKQMQQAQVAAAKIQENLAAQTVQGTASGLVTVTMNGHGKVTGLKIKPQAVDPADVEALEDLLLVALQDATAKAEALQQEATRGLGLPGF; this is encoded by the coding sequence ATGGACATGAAGAAGCTGATGAAACAGATGCAGCAGGCGCAGGTGGCCGCCGCCAAGATTCAGGAGAACCTGGCCGCGCAGACCGTCCAGGGGACGGCGAGCGGCCTGGTCACGGTCACCATGAACGGTCACGGCAAGGTGACGGGCCTCAAGATCAAGCCGCAGGCCGTTGACCCTGCCGATGTGGAGGCTTTAGAAGACCTGCTGCTGGTCGCCCTTCAGGACGCGACCGCCAAGGCCGAGGCGCTGCAACAGGAGGCGACGCGCGGGCTGGGGCTTCCAGGATTCTGA
- a CDS encoding DUF421 domain-containing protein gives MTRHGWLGMNWSEVLLPQTPPLEIFVRGTVTYLALFLLLRLVLKRETSGLGITDLLVVVLIADAAGNGMSGNYSSVPDGLLLVGTIIFWSWCLNWLGYRFPRFERLVHPPPLPLVKDGKMLRRNMRQELITEEELMSQLRQQGVHELAEVKLACMEGDGNISVIARDSPKPGDQKKPPS, from the coding sequence GTGACGCGTCACGGCTGGTTGGGCATGAACTGGAGCGAAGTTTTGTTGCCGCAGACTCCGCCGCTGGAAATCTTTGTGCGCGGAACGGTGACCTATCTGGCACTGTTTCTGCTGCTGCGCCTTGTGCTTAAGCGCGAGACCAGCGGCCTAGGGATCACTGACCTGTTGGTGGTGGTGCTGATTGCGGATGCAGCGGGCAATGGGATGTCCGGGAACTACAGTTCGGTGCCCGACGGCCTCCTGCTCGTGGGCACCATCATCTTTTGGAGCTGGTGTCTGAACTGGTTGGGCTACCGTTTTCCGCGCTTCGAACGGCTGGTCCATCCCCCGCCGCTCCCCCTGGTCAAGGACGGCAAGATGCTGCGGCGCAACATGCGCCAGGAACTCATCACCGAGGAAGAGCTGATGAGCCAGCTGCGCCAACAAGGCGTGCATGAGCTCGCAGAGGTCAAGCTGGCGTGTATGGAGGGTGACGGCAACATCAGCGTGATCGCCCGCGACTCACCCAAGCCGGGCGACCAGAAGAAACCGCCCTCCTGA
- the recR gene encoding recombination mediator RecR: MKYPPSLVALIRELSRLPGIGPKSAQRLAFYLFEQPREDIERLAGALLSAKRELHTCPVCFNITDAERCDVCSDPTRDQNMICVVEEPGDVIAIERSGEYRGLYHVLHGVLSPMNGVGPEQLHIKPLLPRVRPGLEVILATGTTVEGDATALYLQRLLEPLGAEVSRIAYGLPVGGALEYADEVTLGRALSGRRRVSEPAAPRRGPDEPDGPAPASTPR; the protein is encoded by the coding sequence GTGAAATATCCGCCTTCCCTGGTGGCGCTGATCCGGGAACTGTCGCGGCTGCCCGGCATCGGGCCGAAAAGCGCGCAACGGCTGGCCTTTTACCTCTTTGAGCAGCCGCGGGAGGACATCGAGCGGCTGGCAGGAGCGCTGCTCTCGGCCAAGCGCGAGCTGCATACCTGCCCGGTCTGTTTCAACATCACCGACGCCGAGCGCTGCGACGTGTGCAGCGATCCTACCCGCGACCAGAACATGATCTGTGTGGTGGAGGAGCCCGGCGACGTGATCGCCATCGAGCGCAGCGGGGAGTACCGCGGCCTCTATCACGTGCTGCACGGCGTGCTGAGCCCGATGAACGGCGTCGGCCCCGAGCAACTGCACATCAAGCCGCTCTTGCCGCGGGTGCGGCCGGGCCTAGAGGTGATCCTGGCGACCGGCACGACCGTCGAGGGGGACGCCACCGCCCTGTATCTGCAACGCCTGCTTGAACCGCTGGGCGCGGAGGTGAGCCGCATCGCCTACGGCCTGCCGGTGGGCGGCGCGCTTGAATACGCCGATGAGGTCACCCTGGGCCGGGCCCTGAGCGGACGCCGTCGCGTGAGCGAACCCGCCGCTCCCCGCCGGGGCCCGGACGAGCCGGATGGCCCGGCCCCAGCCTCAACACCGCGCTAG
- the infC gene encoding translation initiation factor IF-3 has protein sequence MMTIAKEHKVNEQIRVRQIRLIGAEGEQIGIIDTRDALAMAREQGLDLVMVGPQAVPPVCRLLDYGRFRYEQQQNEKENRRRARAQEVKAIKFRVKIDDHDFNTKTGHVRRFLEEGHKVKVTIMFRGRERTHPELGERILHRVAETLADVGAPEGTPSMMGMDMNMIMAPKGTPKRSEAARPEAPKTASARPEAPASV, from the coding sequence GTGATGACAATAGCGAAAGAACATAAGGTCAACGAGCAGATTCGCGTCCGTCAGATCCGCCTGATCGGCGCAGAGGGTGAGCAGATCGGAATCATCGACACGCGTGACGCGCTGGCGATGGCGCGTGAACAGGGCCTTGATCTGGTGATGGTTGGGCCCCAGGCCGTTCCGCCCGTCTGCCGCCTGCTCGACTATGGCCGGTTCCGCTACGAGCAGCAGCAGAACGAGAAAGAAAACCGCCGGCGGGCTCGGGCACAGGAAGTCAAGGCGATCAAGTTCCGTGTGAAGATCGACGACCACGACTTCAACACCAAGACTGGCCACGTGCGCCGCTTTCTCGAAGAAGGTCACAAGGTCAAGGTCACCATCATGTTCCGCGGCCGCGAACGGACCCACCCCGAACTCGGCGAGCGCATCCTGCACCGCGTGGCGGAAACGCTGGCCGATGTGGGGGCTCCGGAAGGCACACCCAGCATGATGGGCATGGACATGAACATGATCATGGCGCCCAAGGGCACACCCAAGCGCAGCGAGGCGGCTCGTCCCGAGGCCCCCAAGACCGCGTCCGCTCGGCCAGAAGCCCCCGCGAGCGTCTGA
- a CDS encoding GNAT family N-acetyltransferase codes for MSAASNPLPPAPLPEWLLPVTLTGQHVTLCPLTEEHAADLCAGADEETFALLARGGPAEPTVAGWADYIRGLNALPARVNWAVLMGGRAVGRISYSEVKVSDRWAEIGTMLVPAARGTAANPEAKLLLLTRAFEVLGANRVQFKVDARNARSLRALEKLGAVREGTLRQYQVRPGGVARDSVMFSILHGEWPAVKARLHARLAHFP; via the coding sequence GTGTCCGCTGCCTCTAACCCCCTCCCCCCCGCCCCGCTGCCGGAGTGGCTGCTGCCCGTCACCCTGACCGGTCAGCACGTGACGCTGTGCCCCCTGACCGAGGAGCACGCGGCGGACCTCTGCGCCGGGGCCGATGAGGAGACCTTCGCGCTGCTCGCGCGGGGTGGCCCAGCAGAGCCGACCGTTGCGGGCTGGGCCGACTACATTCGCGGGCTCAATGCTCTGCCTGCCCGGGTGAACTGGGCGGTGTTGATGGGCGGCCGAGCCGTGGGCCGAATCAGCTACAGCGAGGTCAAGGTCAGTGACCGCTGGGCCGAGATCGGCACCATGCTGGTCCCCGCCGCGCGCGGCACGGCCGCCAACCCAGAGGCAAAGCTGCTGCTGCTGACCCGCGCCTTTGAGGTGCTGGGGGCGAACCGGGTACAGTTCAAGGTGGATGCTCGCAATGCCCGCAGCCTGCGGGCGCTGGAAAAGCTCGGCGCGGTGCGCGAAGGTACCCTGCGGCAGTATCAGGTGCGGCCCGGTGGGGTTGCCCGTGACAGCGTGATGTTCAGCATTCTGCACGGTGAGTGGCCTGCGGTCAAAGCCAGGCTGCACGCCCGGCTGGCCCACTTCCCCTGA